The Alkalihalobacillus sp. LMS6 genomic interval GTTATTGCTTTTGTGAGCGTATTCCCACAAAATATTATATTAATTCCTGTTTTTATTGCGGTAGGTTGCTTAAGCGTTCGTTTCTGCATACGATTATTTAAACATACATTTCTCAAAGGACAGCATGAGCCTATTTTTCCTCATTTTCTAAGGTACACGTTGATAATCGTTTGTCTACTTGCATTAACGTTTATCGCTGCTTTTTTTGAAGCGTATGTTGCGCCAGCCCTTTTAAAATGGACGTTGTCACTATTTTAGAATGAGTCTAAAATAGTAATTAATATTCATTTTCAATTTATAATAATTATTAATTGACATCGGTTTTCTCCCATTTTATAATAAAGAAACTAGATCGCTTGGACGGAGGAGGCTGTTATGGAAAATCGATTAGAGCGAATTAAAAAGCAATTACATGCTCAAAGCTATAAACTAACGCCCCAGCGGGAAGCGACTGTCATGGTTTTATTAGAGCATGAAGAAGATCACTTGAGTGCTGAAGATGTATACTTACTTGTTAAAGAAAAAGCACCAGAAATTGGTCTAGCAACCGTTTATCGTACGTTAGAGTTATTAACTGAACTAAAAGTTGTTGATAAAATTAATTTTGGAGACGGCGTTTCGCGGTTTGATTTGCGCCAAGAAGGTGTCAACCACTCGCACCATCACCTTGTTTGTATTGAGTGTGGGGCAGTTGATGAAATTCAAGAAGATTTGTTAGGCGAAGTTGAAACGATTGTTGAGCGAGATTTTCGCTTTAAAGTGAAAGATCATCGACTCACGTTCCACGGCGTTTGCCACAGATGTCATGGTCAGTCTTTATCAAAAGAAGAAACAGATCCAACATTAGCAAAACAAGTTTAACCGCCAATTTTGGCGGTTTTTTTGTG includes:
- a CDS encoding Fur family transcriptional regulator; protein product: MENRLERIKKQLHAQSYKLTPQREATVMVLLEHEEDHLSAEDVYLLVKEKAPEIGLATVYRTLELLTELKVVDKINFGDGVSRFDLRQEGVNHSHHHLVCIECGAVDEIQEDLLGEVETIVERDFRFKVKDHRLTFHGVCHRCHGQSLSKEETDPTLAKQV